A genomic window from Sanguibacter antarcticus includes:
- a CDS encoding TetR/AcrR family transcriptional regulator, which translates to MANHDGRTDSPDEALPPPAPRTSKHPDERKDEILVAARALFAEKGIARTSISDVAERVSITRGLVYHYFTDKDTLVDVVLEQHIDEFVASIREWDAQREVGNIEQALTDCIAMFRRHVRSATNPVGGLPRIEDARLYNRFIDRAVGAMVDCFRTTTVEAYARHHKIQIENVYETFYVLIYGLIGLTRSHPTISDDRLKDLVRQTLRLEQGGSDSIPS; encoded by the coding sequence ATGGCGAACCACGACGGCCGCACCGACAGCCCGGACGAGGCGCTCCCCCCACCGGCCCCGCGCACGTCGAAGCATCCCGACGAACGCAAAGACGAGATCCTCGTCGCCGCCCGCGCACTCTTCGCCGAGAAGGGCATCGCCCGCACGTCGATCTCCGACGTCGCCGAACGCGTGAGCATCACGCGCGGCCTCGTCTACCACTACTTCACCGACAAGGACACGCTCGTCGACGTGGTGCTCGAGCAGCACATCGACGAGTTCGTCGCGAGCATCCGCGAGTGGGACGCCCAGCGCGAGGTCGGCAACATCGAGCAGGCGCTGACCGACTGCATCGCGATGTTCCGCCGGCACGTCCGCTCGGCGACCAACCCCGTGGGCGGCCTCCCCCGGATCGAGGACGCCCGGCTCTACAACCGCTTCATCGACCGAGCCGTCGGCGCGATGGTCGACTGCTTCCGCACGACGACCGTCGAGGCGTACGCACGGCACCACAAGATCCAGATCGAGAACGTCTACGAGACGTTCTACGTCCTCATCTACGGGCTCATCGGCCTCACGAGGTCGCACCCGACCATCTCCGACGACCGCCTCAAAGACCTCGTGCGCCAGACGCTGCGCCTCGAGCAGGGAGGCAGCGACAGCATCCCTTCCTGA
- a CDS encoding IS481 family transposase, which produces MTHANAPLTPAGRLRLVQRCEYRPIAHVAAEAGVARQTVTKWLRRYEAVGEVGLVDRSSAPHSSPTQTPPEVVVRIEELRRTHKWTARQIHLELVREGHQIAPVTVARWLRRLGISRRRDIDPTGASNRVIRRIVARYPGHMVHLDVKKVGRIPDGGGWRAHGRGSEAAKAVDRAKTKGARAGYVYLHSAVDGFSRLAYTEALPDEKAATTIGFWARARIFFAAHGIDRITRVVTDNGSNYRAKDFTRSILASAARHQRIRPHTPKHNGKVERYNRTLAEELLYAREWTSEAQRAAALDVWNIHYNYHRPHTATGNQPPASRLRAGVTNVMTQNN; this is translated from the coding sequence ATGACCCACGCTAATGCCCCGTTGACCCCTGCCGGAAGACTGCGCCTGGTGCAGCGCTGCGAGTACCGTCCGATCGCTCACGTCGCGGCCGAGGCGGGCGTCGCCCGCCAGACGGTGACGAAGTGGTTGCGCCGCTACGAAGCCGTCGGGGAGGTCGGTCTGGTCGACCGGTCCAGCGCCCCGCACTCGTCCCCGACCCAGACCCCGCCCGAGGTGGTCGTACGGATCGAGGAACTGCGCCGCACCCACAAGTGGACGGCCCGACAGATTCATCTCGAGCTGGTCCGTGAGGGTCATCAGATCGCGCCGGTGACGGTCGCCCGCTGGTTGCGCCGGTTGGGCATCTCCAGGCGCCGGGACATCGACCCCACCGGCGCCTCCAACCGCGTGATCCGGCGGATCGTGGCACGCTATCCCGGTCACATGGTCCACCTAGACGTCAAGAAGGTGGGGCGCATCCCCGACGGTGGCGGCTGGCGAGCCCACGGGCGCGGATCCGAAGCCGCGAAGGCGGTGGACCGGGCCAAGACGAAAGGCGCCCGCGCCGGCTACGTCTATCTGCACTCGGCGGTCGATGGGTTCTCCCGCCTGGCCTACACCGAGGCCCTGCCCGACGAGAAGGCCGCCACGACGATCGGGTTCTGGGCCCGGGCGAGGATCTTCTTCGCCGCCCATGGCATCGACCGGATCACCCGGGTCGTGACGGACAACGGGTCGAACTACCGCGCGAAGGACTTCACGCGCTCGATCCTGGCTTCTGCGGCCAGGCACCAGCGCATCCGGCCCCACACCCCCAAACACAACGGCAAGGTCGAGCGCTACAACCGGACCCTGGCCGAAGAGCTTCTCTACGCCCGCGAATGGACCTCAGAAGCTCAACGCGCCGCCGCACTCGACGTCTGGAACATCCACTACAACTACCATCGACCCCACACTGCAACCGGAAACCAACCCCCAGCCTCACGCCTCCGAGCAGGTGTCACCAACGTCATGACACAGAACAACTAG
- a CDS encoding hydrolase, with translation MTIWTCSTCAIEHPDTPEPPPVCEICLDERQWVPPTGQQWTTREELARTGHRIHVHELEPDLYAVECGPSIGIGHRGLLLRTPAGNVLWEPPGFIDPEGVAAVAALGGVHAITASHPHLTGSSIQWSHAFDDAPVYVAAADERWIRRPSPVVQLWEGQVDLVPGVQMHQTGGHFAGSSVLHWPAGSDGQGALLTGDTIGVGADGSAHVMRSFPNFIPLPERMVRRILDVTLPLAFERVYGAFRVIETDGHTVVEQSLRRYIRWLRGEDPE, from the coding sequence ATGACCATCTGGACCTGCAGCACGTGCGCGATCGAGCACCCGGACACCCCAGAGCCACCACCCGTCTGCGAGATCTGCCTCGACGAGCGCCAGTGGGTTCCCCCCACAGGGCAGCAGTGGACCACCCGCGAAGAGCTGGCGCGGACAGGACATCGCATCCATGTTCACGAGCTGGAGCCCGACCTCTACGCCGTCGAGTGCGGGCCCTCGATCGGCATCGGGCACCGCGGCCTCCTGCTGCGGACCCCTGCTGGCAACGTCCTCTGGGAGCCTCCAGGCTTCATCGACCCAGAAGGCGTCGCGGCCGTCGCCGCGCTCGGTGGCGTCCACGCCATCACCGCGAGCCATCCGCACCTCACCGGATCGTCCATCCAGTGGAGCCACGCCTTCGACGACGCACCCGTCTACGTGGCCGCCGCGGACGAACGGTGGATCCGGCGCCCCAGCCCCGTCGTCCAGCTCTGGGAAGGTCAGGTCGACCTCGTGCCCGGGGTGCAGATGCACCAGACCGGCGGCCACTTTGCCGGCAGCAGCGTCCTCCACTGGCCGGCAGGCTCCGACGGACAGGGGGCATTGCTCACCGGTGACACCATCGGTGTCGGCGCGGACGGCTCAGCCCACGTCATGCGCAGCTTCCCCAACTTCATCCCGCTGCCCGAACGCATGGTGCGACGCATCCTCGACGTCACGCTCCCGCTCGCGTTCGAGCGCGTCTACGGTGCGTTCCGGGTGATCGAGACCGACGGTCACACCGTCGTAGAGCAGTCGCTGCGCCGCTACATCAGGTGGTTGCGCGGGGAAGATCCCGAGTGA
- a CDS encoding MFS transporter, whose translation MTVPPTTVTPSTTTDTEALSPSAPAAPPARSPRTGRWIDHWDPEDPTFWHDGGQRIAKRNLWISVFAEFLGFAVWATWSIVVPQLGNAGFVLSIDQQFWLIAVPSLVGATLRIPYTFAVPMFGGRNWTIVSALLLLLPTGALAWAVQRPETSFGVLLVIAMLAGVGGGNFASSMANISFFYPEKEKGRALGFNAAGGNLGTAAVQFAVPLVIVAGAGIALERAGLMMIPFILLAAFLAWRYMDNLTSARADYRTFAAATRNRHTWIISFLYIGTFGSFIGYAGAFPTLLKNQFPEVTLSIAFLGALVGSLARPYGGILADKIGGARVTIASFGVMAVGAFGAVQALGSHSFPVFLGSFLLLFIASGVGNGATYRMIPAVFQAGVVDPEAKAKARKSAAGCIGIAGSIGAFGGFLIPRGFALSTELAGSLVPALWAFIGVYVVMALTVWAVYQRRGSAMAAESI comes from the coding sequence ATGACCGTTCCGCCGACGACAGTCACCCCGAGCACGACCACCGACACCGAGGCGCTCAGCCCCTCTGCACCCGCCGCACCACCGGCGCGCTCGCCGCGCACCGGACGCTGGATCGACCACTGGGACCCAGAAGACCCGACCTTCTGGCACGACGGCGGCCAGCGCATCGCCAAGCGCAACCTGTGGATCTCCGTGTTCGCCGAGTTCCTCGGCTTCGCGGTCTGGGCGACCTGGAGCATCGTCGTCCCGCAGCTCGGCAACGCCGGGTTCGTGCTCTCCATCGACCAGCAGTTCTGGCTCATCGCGGTACCGAGCCTCGTCGGTGCGACCCTGCGCATCCCCTACACGTTCGCCGTCCCGATGTTCGGCGGCCGCAACTGGACGATCGTCTCCGCACTCCTGCTCCTGCTGCCCACCGGGGCGCTCGCGTGGGCCGTGCAGCGGCCCGAGACCTCCTTCGGCGTGCTGCTCGTCATCGCGATGCTCGCAGGCGTCGGCGGCGGCAACTTCGCGTCCTCGATGGCGAACATCTCGTTCTTCTACCCGGAGAAGGAGAAGGGGCGGGCGCTCGGCTTCAACGCCGCCGGCGGAAACCTCGGGACGGCCGCGGTGCAGTTCGCGGTGCCGCTCGTCATCGTCGCCGGCGCAGGCATCGCCCTCGAGCGCGCCGGCCTCATGATGATCCCGTTCATCCTGCTCGCGGCCTTCCTCGCGTGGCGCTACATGGACAACCTCACCTCCGCCCGTGCCGACTACCGCACCTTCGCCGCCGCGACGCGCAACCGCCACACGTGGATCATCTCCTTCCTCTACATCGGCACGTTCGGCTCGTTCATCGGCTACGCCGGTGCGTTCCCGACGCTCCTCAAGAACCAGTTCCCCGAGGTCACGCTCTCCATCGCGTTCCTCGGTGCGCTCGTCGGGTCGCTCGCCCGGCCCTACGGCGGGATCCTCGCCGACAAGATCGGCGGTGCACGGGTCACCATCGCGTCGTTCGGCGTCATGGCCGTCGGGGCGTTCGGTGCCGTGCAGGCGCTCGGCAGCCACAGCTTCCCCGTCTTCCTCGGCTCGTTCCTCCTGCTCTTCATCGCGTCAGGCGTCGGGAACGGCGCGACGTACCGCATGATCCCAGCCGTCTTCCAAGCAGGCGTCGTCGACCCGGAGGCCAAGGCCAAGGCGCGCAAGTCCGCCGCCGGGTGCATCGGGATCGCCGGATCGATCGGCGCCTTCGGCGGGTTCCTCATCCCGCGCGGCTTCGCGCTCTCCACCGAGCTCGCAGGCAGCCTCGTCCCCGCCCTGTGGGCGTTCATCGGCGTGTACGTCGTCATGGCGCTCACGGTCTGGGCCGTGTACCAGCGACGCGGCTCGGCGATGGCCGCAGAGAGCATCTGA
- a CDS encoding molybdopterin oxidoreductase family protein: MTLEPAAVTGARQDAGGQAAAGPVALGLPSVVVQGREFPTNRGGLCQKGWTSASVLTAPDRLTTPLVRGADGELHATTWDDALDLVAAHARQTAADHGPDAVAVFGGGGLTNEKAYALGKFARTVLRTANIDYNGRFCMASAAAGANRAFGIDRGLPFPLADVGGAEAVLLLGSNLAETMPPAVQHLAGARDRGGLVVVDPRRSATATLTENGAGAHLQVVPGTDLVVLLALLHVVWAEGLADSAYLADRTTGSDAVRRSVAAWWPERAEQVCGVAADELRRVARLLAGASPLHGGAGAYVLTGRGVEQSTQGTATVTAAINLSLALGLPGRPGSGYGTITGQGNGQGGREHGQKADQLPGYRKIDDPAARAHVAAVWGVDPDSLPGPGLPAVELLRRLGQPAQPASPGHPGTPAGPRMLMVHGSNIVVSAPNSQTVTANLDDLDLLVVCDVVPSETARLADVVLPVTQWAEEEGTLTSLEGRIIRRRRAVAAPDGVRSELEIFAALADRLGSSVHFSTDPAEVFDELARASAGGTADYSGLSHARLDKDPNLFWPVPASAPTVLGRSSAVSSSSGIRPDLGPTNARDRAECPSSTGSSRSMLRASGGSGVGAGRSGGAAEHGAVEALHPGSPRLFLDRFPTPDGRARMVAVDHAGPSDDVRADAPIYLVTGRVLQHYQSGAQTRRVAELVKAAPEPFVEIHPVLAQCLGIEDGASVRVASSRGAVVAPARLTTTARLDTVFMPFHWAGTGSVNRVTTDATDPISGMPEFKVCAVDVSLAGTVVPPPDSVARAPHHLAEVRT; this comes from the coding sequence ATGACGCTCGAGCCCGCCGCCGTGACGGGGGCAAGGCAGGACGCGGGTGGGCAGGCAGCCGCCGGTCCGGTGGCGCTCGGACTGCCGAGCGTCGTCGTGCAGGGCCGAGAGTTCCCGACGAACCGGGGCGGGCTGTGCCAGAAAGGCTGGACCAGCGCGAGCGTCCTCACCGCGCCGGACCGCCTCACCACCCCGCTCGTGCGGGGCGCGGACGGCGAGCTGCACGCAACGACGTGGGACGACGCGCTCGACCTCGTCGCAGCCCACGCCCGGCAGACCGCCGCCGACCACGGGCCCGACGCGGTCGCCGTGTTCGGCGGCGGCGGCCTGACGAACGAGAAGGCCTACGCGCTGGGCAAGTTCGCGCGCACCGTCCTGCGGACCGCGAACATCGACTACAACGGACGCTTCTGCATGGCGAGCGCCGCCGCCGGCGCCAACCGGGCATTCGGCATCGACCGGGGTCTGCCGTTCCCGCTCGCCGACGTCGGAGGGGCCGAGGCCGTCCTCCTGCTCGGCTCCAACCTCGCCGAGACCATGCCACCGGCCGTCCAGCACCTCGCCGGAGCACGTGACCGCGGCGGGCTCGTCGTCGTCGACCCGCGGCGCAGCGCCACCGCCACCCTCACCGAGAACGGCGCAGGTGCCCACCTCCAGGTGGTGCCCGGCACCGACCTCGTCGTGCTCCTCGCGCTCCTCCACGTCGTCTGGGCGGAAGGCCTCGCCGACAGCGCGTACCTCGCCGACCGCACGACCGGGTCCGACGCCGTCCGCCGGTCGGTCGCCGCCTGGTGGCCCGAGCGCGCAGAGCAGGTGTGCGGCGTCGCCGCCGACGAGCTCCGTCGCGTCGCCCGGCTGCTCGCTGGCGCGAGCCCCCTCCACGGCGGTGCAGGGGCGTACGTCCTCACCGGCCGCGGCGTCGAGCAGTCCACCCAAGGGACCGCGACCGTCACCGCAGCCATCAACCTGTCGCTCGCGCTCGGCCTCCCCGGCCGACCAGGCAGCGGCTACGGCACCATCACCGGCCAGGGCAACGGGCAGGGCGGGCGCGAGCACGGGCAGAAGGCCGACCAGCTCCCCGGCTACCGCAAGATCGACGACCCGGCCGCGCGAGCGCACGTCGCCGCCGTCTGGGGAGTCGACCCCGACTCGCTGCCCGGACCGGGCCTGCCCGCCGTCGAGCTGCTCAGGCGCCTCGGCCAGCCCGCGCAGCCTGCGTCGCCCGGCCACCCCGGCACGCCTGCCGGTCCCCGGATGCTCATGGTCCACGGCTCGAATATCGTCGTCAGCGCACCGAACTCTCAGACCGTCACCGCCAACCTCGACGACCTCGACCTCCTCGTCGTGTGCGATGTCGTCCCGTCCGAGACCGCCCGGCTCGCCGACGTGGTCCTCCCCGTCACGCAGTGGGCCGAAGAAGAAGGGACCCTCACGTCCCTCGAAGGCAGGATCATCCGACGACGCCGCGCCGTCGCCGCTCCCGACGGTGTGCGCTCGGAGCTCGAGATCTTCGCCGCGCTCGCGGACCGCCTCGGGTCCTCGGTCCACTTCAGCACGGACCCGGCCGAGGTGTTCGACGAGCTCGCCCGCGCCAGCGCAGGCGGGACCGCCGACTACTCGGGCCTCAGCCACGCCCGTCTCGACAAGGACCCGAACCTCTTCTGGCCGGTCCCGGCGAGCGCCCCCACGGTGCTGGGAAGGAGCTCCGCCGTGTCCTCGAGTTCGGGCATTCGTCCCGACCTCGGGCCTACGAACGCCCGAGATCGAGCCGAATGCCCGAGCTCGACGGGCAGCTCGAGGTCGATGCTCAGGGCGTCGGGGGGCTCGGGAGTCGGAGCTGGGCGTTCCGGAGGTGCGGCCGAGCACGGGGCGGTCGAGGCGCTGCACCCGGGGTCGCCTCGGCTCTTTCTTGACAGGTTTCCTACGCCCGACGGGCGGGCCCGGATGGTTGCCGTCGACCACGCGGGGCCGAGCGACGACGTGCGCGCCGACGCCCCGATCTACCTCGTCACGGGGCGGGTGCTCCAGCACTACCAGTCCGGGGCGCAGACCCGGCGGGTCGCAGAGCTCGTCAAGGCAGCGCCGGAGCCTTTCGTCGAGATCCATCCCGTCCTCGCACAGTGCCTCGGGATCGAGGACGGTGCGTCCGTGCGGGTCGCATCGAGCAGAGGAGCTGTCGTCGCGCCGGCGCGCCTCACGACCACGGCCCGCCTCGACACCGTCTTCATGCCGTTCCACTGGGCAGGCACCGGCAGCGTCAACCGCGTCACGACAGACGCGACAGACCCGATCTCGGGGATGCCCGAGTTCAAGGTCTGCGCGGTCGACGTCAGCCTCGCGGGCACCGTCGTCCCGCCGCCCGACAGCGTCGCGCGCGCCCCCCACCACCTCGCGGAGGTCCGCACATGA
- a CDS encoding FAD-dependent oxidoreductase yields the protein MSNDHPTGRAEHTDPTDRTDRATPRTRVVVVGNGMVGSRFVDDLLSRDGDARFEVTVLGAEGYEPYNRVLLSEVVAGKVDVASLALPALTHERSTVRRGAQVLHIDRRTQQVLADDGTAHRYDVLVLATGSAARIPAVRGLGDGLPAGVHALRTLDDAREIVAASVNARRAVVVGAGVLGLEAACGLARRGLAVTVVHSGASLMDRQLGVDAALVAASTLAQLGVDHRVDARTDEVLTSVGRVTGIRVGATSRPDDPVSETLPADLVVLACGTVPETGIATAAGLPVDRGIVVTDALSSPADPRIFAIGDCAQPPEGASGLIAQGWDQSRQLASHLAARVVDESRFGRVRLGGARLAPHRPSLALRLSLDPGRTDGPSVLSRRVDAVPGGGAGDMTRGTDVVRLKAAGLDVVSMGVCGARRRPSPGERTVRLSDPDAGRHVEVTVAGGVVVGATCVGAPQIGADLTVAYTRRTPVPADPAYLLLQPVASAASAATDPTHMPDRTTVCRCNGVSKGDIVECFHGGAATVADVAKATRATTGCGGCTQVVCGIVDWLSASTPGAEEQGADDQSVDELPADEAGADLSSTRERESGRLSGAAATA from the coding sequence ATGAGCAACGACCACCCCACCGGCCGGGCTGAGCACACCGACCCCACCGACCGCACCGACCGGGCCACGCCTCGGACCCGGGTCGTCGTCGTCGGCAACGGGATGGTGGGCTCGCGGTTCGTCGACGACCTGCTCTCCCGCGACGGCGACGCGCGCTTCGAGGTCACCGTGCTCGGCGCGGAGGGCTACGAGCCGTACAACAGGGTGCTCCTCAGCGAGGTCGTCGCGGGCAAGGTCGACGTCGCGTCCCTCGCGCTTCCGGCGCTCACGCACGAGCGGTCTACCGTCCGGCGCGGTGCACAGGTGCTGCACATCGACCGCCGCACGCAGCAGGTCCTCGCGGACGACGGCACCGCGCACCGGTACGACGTGCTCGTCCTCGCCACCGGCTCGGCAGCGCGCATCCCGGCCGTCCGCGGGCTCGGCGACGGACTGCCCGCCGGGGTCCACGCCCTGCGGACGCTCGACGACGCGCGGGAGATCGTCGCCGCGTCCGTCAACGCGCGGCGTGCCGTGGTCGTCGGCGCCGGGGTCCTCGGCCTCGAGGCCGCGTGCGGCCTCGCGCGGCGCGGCCTCGCCGTGACTGTCGTGCACAGCGGCGCGAGCCTCATGGACCGTCAGCTCGGCGTCGACGCGGCGCTCGTCGCCGCCAGCACGCTCGCGCAGCTCGGTGTCGACCACCGGGTCGACGCGCGCACCGACGAGGTCCTCACGTCCGTCGGCCGGGTCACCGGCATCCGCGTCGGGGCCACGAGCAGACCGGACGACCCGGTGAGCGAGACCCTCCCCGCAGACCTCGTGGTCCTCGCGTGCGGGACTGTCCCCGAGACCGGCATCGCCACGGCTGCAGGCCTCCCGGTGGACCGCGGCATCGTCGTCACCGATGCCCTGAGCAGCCCGGCCGACCCGCGGATCTTCGCCATCGGTGACTGCGCCCAACCTCCTGAGGGCGCGAGCGGGCTCATCGCGCAGGGCTGGGACCAGTCGCGCCAGCTCGCGAGCCACCTCGCCGCGCGGGTCGTCGACGAGAGCCGGTTCGGCCGCGTGCGCCTCGGTGGCGCACGGCTCGCGCCGCACCGGCCGAGCCTCGCGCTGCGGCTCAGCCTCGACCCCGGCCGCACCGACGGCCCGAGCGTCCTCTCCCGCCGGGTCGACGCTGTTCCCGGCGGCGGTGCCGGGGACATGACACGCGGCACGGACGTCGTCCGCCTCAAGGCCGCCGGGCTCGACGTCGTGAGCATGGGCGTCTGCGGCGCACGGCGCAGGCCGTCGCCGGGGGAGCGGACCGTCCGGCTCTCCGACCCGGATGCGGGCCGGCACGTCGAGGTCACTGTCGCGGGCGGGGTCGTCGTCGGCGCGACATGCGTCGGCGCACCCCAGATCGGCGCTGATCTCACAGTCGCGTACACGCGGCGGACCCCCGTCCCCGCCGACCCGGCCTACCTGCTGCTCCAGCCCGTCGCGTCCGCAGCCTCGGCCGCGACCGACCCCACGCACATGCCTGACCGCACGACCGTCTGCCGCTGCAACGGCGTGAGCAAGGGCGACATCGTCGAGTGCTTCCACGGCGGCGCCGCCACGGTGGCTGACGTCGCGAAGGCCACGCGTGCCACCACCGGGTGCGGCGGGTGCACCCAGGTGGTCTGCGGCATCGTCGACTGGCTCTCGGCGAGCACACCGGGAGCCGAGGAACAGGGTGCCGACGATCAGAGCGTCGACGAGCTCCCTGCTGACGAGGCCGGAGCCGACCTGTCTTCCACGCGCGAGCGAGAGTCCGGACGCCTCAGCGGGGCCGCGGCGACCGCCTGA
- a CDS encoding endonuclease — translation MIVPTRQRRHRALLLPLTLLVALLTVALPSTPLGAAIGGPTAAQAATPITVATARTTQNGSTATVRGYVVGQPTASATVVRSGFPSDYALALADTPTQTDTTTMIYVQVPSASRAAWGLRTNPGLLGTQIDVTGSLSAYFARPGVTSASAFALVGTGDGGGTPGGGTGGSTEHDAMYYASALGLSGPQLEAELHEIISTGTRTVSYATVWTALQVTDQDPASSANVLTLYGGFSMSKTNNGGGVDQWNREHVWPQSHGGFGTAAGPGTDLHHLRPTDVTVNSARGNLDFDEGGTQNTEAPGNFADSNSWEPRDAVKGDVARMILYMSVRYEGGDGWPDLEVNDAVSNGSAPNVGRLSVLLDWNAQDPPDAFEKRRNDIIFETYQGNRNPFVDHPEWADAIW, via the coding sequence ATGATCGTGCCGACCCGCCAGCGACGCCACCGCGCGCTTCTCCTCCCGCTCACCCTTCTCGTCGCGCTCCTCACCGTCGCGCTGCCCTCGACCCCGCTCGGCGCGGCGATCGGCGGACCGACCGCAGCCCAGGCTGCCACCCCCATCACCGTCGCGACAGCGCGCACGACCCAGAACGGCTCGACAGCGACCGTCCGTGGCTACGTCGTCGGCCAGCCCACGGCCTCGGCGACGGTCGTGCGCAGCGGCTTCCCGTCCGACTACGCGCTGGCGCTCGCGGACACGCCGACGCAGACGGACACGACGACGATGATCTACGTCCAGGTCCCGAGCGCGTCGCGCGCAGCCTGGGGCCTCCGGACCAACCCGGGCCTCCTCGGCACCCAGATCGACGTCACCGGGTCGCTCTCCGCCTACTTCGCCCGCCCCGGCGTGACGAGTGCGAGCGCGTTCGCGCTCGTCGGGACCGGTGACGGTGGCGGCACGCCGGGCGGCGGGACGGGTGGTTCGACCGAGCACGACGCGATGTACTACGCGTCGGCACTGGGCCTGTCCGGCCCGCAGCTCGAGGCCGAGCTCCACGAGATCATCTCGACGGGCACACGGACGGTCTCGTACGCCACCGTGTGGACCGCGCTGCAGGTGACCGACCAGGACCCGGCCAGCTCGGCGAACGTCCTCACCCTCTACGGCGGGTTCTCCATGAGCAAGACGAACAACGGTGGCGGTGTGGACCAGTGGAACCGGGAGCATGTGTGGCCACAGTCCCACGGTGGCTTCGGCACGGCCGCGGGGCCGGGCACGGACCTGCACCACCTGCGGCCGACCGACGTCACTGTGAACTCGGCTCGAGGCAACCTCGACTTCGACGAGGGCGGTACGCAGAACACCGAGGCTCCTGGCAACTTCGCCGACTCGAACTCGTGGGAGCCGCGGGACGCGGTCAAGGGCGACGTCGCACGGATGATCCTCTACATGTCCGTGCGCTACGAGGGCGGGGACGGCTGGCCGGACCTCGAGGTCAACGACGCCGTGTCCAACGGTTCGGCGCCGAACGTCGGGCGGCTCTCCGTGCTCCTCGACTGGAATGCGCAGGACCCGCCGGATGCGTTCGAGAAGCGCCGCAACGACATCATCTTCGAGACCTACCAGGGCAACCGGAACCCGTTCGTCGACCACCCGGAGTGGGCGGATGCCATCTGGTGA